DNA from Aureimonas sp. AU20:
GCGTTCGCCGTCTCGTTCGATTCCGACCACGAGACTTTCGAGCTGAAGAACGGCGGCCGCTCGATCGGGCGGATGAGCCAGGGGCAGTACGGCGCGCGTCGAGGCGTTTGGCGGATCCTTCGACTCTTGGAGCAGCACGAGGTACCGGCCTCCTTCTTCGTTCCCGCCGTTTCGGCCCTGATCAACCCAGACGAGATCCGCGCGGCGCGCGACGCGGGCCACGAGATCGGGATCCACAGCTGGATCCACGAGATGAACTCGGGGCTGGACCACGCCACGGAGCGCGATCTAGCCCTTCGCGCCGCCGACGTCCTGGAACGGCTGTCGGGCGTGCGGCCGGTCGGCATGCGCACCGCGTCCTGGGACTTCAGCCCCCATACGCTTGCCATCGTGCGCGAGATGGGTCTTCTCTACGACTCCTCACTCATGGCCGACGACGAGCCCTATGAGCTTCTGGCGGATGGTGAGCCGACCGGCGTGGTCGAGATCCCGGTGGAATGGATCCGCGACGACGCCCCCTACATGGCGATGGACCGCGCTGGTGGCGCCCGACCCTACGGCGGTCCCGCGATGGTGGCCGACATCCTGCGTCGCGAGCTGGACCTGGCCTATGCCGAGGGCGGACTGTTCCAGATGACCCTGCATCCCCACCATGTCGGTCATCGCTCCCGAATCTTCATCCTGGAGGATACGATTCTCCATGCGCGCTCGAAAAGCGATGTCTGGTTCTGCACCCACGCGGAGCTAGCGCGCTACTGTGCGCGGGAATGCGGGCTTGCCGCTCCCTGAGTCGAGCCCGTTCGGCACGGCGCGCCGGATTGGCGGCGCGGCACCACCCAAAGCCCAGCACACGAGAAAGGTCGCACGGTATGAATCGCATGAAACGAGGACTGGCATCCGCCGCCGTTGCCGTCATGGCGTTGATCGCGACCGGTGCTCTGGCCCAGACCAAGGAAACGCTGACGATCGATCTGCCCGGCGAGGCCGCGACGCTCGATCCCCATCTCCAGTGGAACACTGAGAGCTATACGATCTACCGCAACATCTTCGACAACCTTTTGACCCGGAACGCGGCGGGCGAGATCGTGCCTCAGATCGCAACGAAGTGGGCCTACGACAACGACACGACGCTCACCTTCACGATCCGCGACGACGTCACCTTTCAAGACGGCACGAAGCTGACCGCTGAGGACGTCGCCTTCTCGGTGAACCGCATCATCGACCCGGCGCTGAAGAGCCCGCAACTTTCGCAGTTCGACCAGATCCAGTCGGCCGAGGTGGTGGACCCGGTGACGGTCCGCCTCAAAACCAAGTCGGCCTATCCTGCGCTTCTGGCGCAGCTCGTGAAGCTCTCGATCGTGCCCAAGGCCTATGTAGAGAAGGTGGGTGATGCCGAATTCAACTTGAAGCCGGTCGGCAGCGGTCCCTACAAGCTTGTGGAATGGAAGAAGGGCGTCGAAACCGACCTTGCGGCCTACGACGCGTACTGGCGCGGCAAGCCGCCCTTCCCGCGCGTCGTGTTCCGCGCCGTGCCCGACGTCTCGACCCGCATCGCCGACCTCCAGACCGGCAAGGCTGATCTCGCGCGCGAGGTACCCCCCGACCAAGCCTTCAGCTTGAAGGACGGCGCCGATACCCAGCTCCTGTCGGCTCCGACCGAACGGGTGGGCTATCTCTACCTGAACGCCCAGGCCGGCCCGACCAAGGACGTTCGCGTCCGACAGGCCATCGCCTACGCGATTGACCGGCAGGGCCTCGTGGACGCGCTGCTCGAGGGCTACGGCAAGCCGGTCAACATCGTCGGGGCTGAGCCGATCTTCGGCTACACAGCCGAGGTCGAGGGCTATGCCTACGATCCCGACAAGGCGATCGAGCTAATCAAGCAGGCCGGCGCCGAAGGCGCGACGGTCGAGTTCCTGACCTCCCCCTCCTACAGCCGGGCGCTCGTGGAGGCGATCCAGCAGATGCTGAACGAGGTCGGCCTCAACGTCGAGATCGCCTCCAGCGATCAGGCGACCTTCCTGAAGCGCCGGCAGGGCGAGGCGGCGAATGCCGGCGGAATGGCGCTCGGCCTCTGGTCTTGCGCCTGCCAGGACGCGGACGGCATCATCTTCCCCCTGTTCCGCAGCGGCGGCATCTGGGCGAAGTACGAGAACACGAACTACAACGCGCTGGTCGACGAGGCGCGCACGATCCTCGACGGCGACAAGCGCCTCGGACTTTACAAGCAGGCCTACGAGATCCTGCGCGAGGACGTTCCGGGTATTGGCCTCTACCAGGTCTACGCGCTCTACGGCGCCTCCAAGAAGCTCCAGTGGCAGCCCACCGCCAACGAGGCCATGTTCGTAATGGACATGAGCTGGCAGCCGTAAGGGGCCGGACGCCGATCATGTTGAGCTACGCCGTCCAGCGCTTCCTGCAAGCGATCGTCGCGATCTTCGGCGTGCTTACGATCGTGTTTGTCGTGATGCATCTGTCGGGGGACCCGACGCTGCTCCTGGTGCCCCAGGATGCCTCGGCCGAAATGATCGCCGAGTTGAGGCGCCAGCTCGGCTTCGACCGGCCCATCTCGGTCCAGTATCTCGACTATCTTGCCGGACTCTTCCGGCTGGACTTCGGTCTTTCCGTCGTCCAGCGCGTGCCCGCCCTCGACATCGTCCTGTCGCGCCTGCCCTACACGATCCAGCTGGCGGCAGGCGCGCTTCTCATCGCGGTCGGCGTCGGCATCCCGGCGGGCATCGTCATGGCGACGCGACGCGGGACCGCCGTTGAGCGTCTCCTGACCGCGATCGTGGTGACCGGTCAGAGCGTGCCGACCTTCCTGTCGGGCATCCTCCTGATCTTCGTGTTCGGCGTCACGCTGCGCTGGCTACCGACGTCCGGCTCGGGTGAATGGTCCGCCATGATCATGCCCTCCATCGCGCTGGGGGCTCTCTCCATGTCAACGTTTGCGCGTATGACCCGCATCTCGATCGTGGACGAGCTGTCCAAGGACTATGTGCGGGCGGGTCGCGCGCGCGGCCTGTCGCTGGCCCAGGTCGTCGCGCGGCACGTCCTTCGCAACGCCTCGATCCCCGTGATCACGATCGCCGCGCTGGAGATCGGCAACCTCCTCGCCGGCGCGGTGATCGTCGAGACGGTGTTCGCCTGGCCCGGCATCGGGCAGCTCGCGATCCAGTCCATCCAGTCGCGCGACTTCCTGGTGGTTCAGGTGATCGTGCTCCTGATCTCCTTCGTCTACGTCATGACCAGCGTGCTCGCGGACTTCGTCTACGTCCTCGTCGATCCGCGCATCCGGCTGGCGCGATAGGGAGCCGCCATGACCGTGCCCGCCCTCGCCCTTCGCCGGCGCGCACGCCGCGTCCCCCCTTCGGTGGTCGTGGTGCTCCTTATCTTGGCGGCGATCGTCCTTCTAACGGTGCTCGCCCCCTACGTCGCGCCCTTCGACCCCAACCGGCAGACGCTCCTCGCCCGTCTGAAGCCTCCCGGCTTCACCTATCGCGGCGCGACCTACTGGCTCGGCACGGATGATCTCGGCCGCGACCTTCTGTCGAGGACGCTCTATGGGGCCGGCGTGTCGCTCGGCGTCGCGAGCCTTTCGGTGGTGGTCTCGACGATGGTCGGCGTCACGCTCGGCATGCTGGCCGGGTGGTTCCGGGGCTGGACCGAGACGGTGATCATGCGCCTCGTCGACATCATGATGTCGATTCCTGCGATCCTGCTGGCCGTCCTGACGGTGGCGGTGCTGGGACCGGGCTTTCAGAAGCTCGTGCTGGTTCTCGCCCTCACCCGCTGGCCCCGCTACACACGCGTTGCCTACGCCCAGACGCTGCAGGTGGCGAACCTGCCTTTCATCAAGGCCTCGGAGCTGGCGGGCGCGGGGGCGATGCGCATCCTCTTCCACCATGTCCTGCCCAACATCGCGGGACCGATCCTGATCGTCATGACCGCCGAGTTCGGCCTGATGATCCTGTTCGAGTCGGGTCTCTCCTTCCTCGGTCTCGGCATCCAGCCGCCGTCCGCCAGCTGGGGTTCGATCATGAGCGTCGGGCGCCAGTACATCGAGCGCGCGCCCTGGATCGTTGCGGTTCCAGGCGCCTGCCTCTTCCTGCTCGTCTTTTCCGTCAACGTCGTAGGCGACTGGTTGCGAGACCAGCTCGACCCGCGCTCGCGAACCCGCTGAAGGATGCCTCCTATGGAGTTCCAGAACAGGACGATGGTCGTGACCGGCGCAGCCGGTATCTTCGGCGGCTGGATCGCAAGCTACTTCGCCAAGCGCGGCGCGAAGCTCTGTCTTAGCGACAACCGCATGGACGGGCTCGAGAAGCGGGCCGCCGACCTCGGGCTCGATCCGGGCATCA
Protein-coding regions in this window:
- a CDS encoding polysaccharide deacetylase family protein translates to MTTADRNEVQPWLWDEPTWRAKVDKVRAGRSLRPERWPNGARMAFAVSFDSDHETFELKNGGRSIGRMSQGQYGARRGVWRILRLLEQHEVPASFFVPAVSALINPDEIRAARDAGHEIGIHSWIHEMNSGLDHATERDLALRAADVLERLSGVRPVGMRTASWDFSPHTLAIVREMGLLYDSSLMADDEPYELLADGEPTGVVEIPVEWIRDDAPYMAMDRAGGARPYGGPAMVADILRRELDLAYAEGGLFQMTLHPHHVGHRSRIFILEDTILHARSKSDVWFCTHAELARYCARECGLAAP
- a CDS encoding ABC transporter substrate-binding protein, which translates into the protein MKRGLASAAVAVMALIATGALAQTKETLTIDLPGEAATLDPHLQWNTESYTIYRNIFDNLLTRNAAGEIVPQIATKWAYDNDTTLTFTIRDDVTFQDGTKLTAEDVAFSVNRIIDPALKSPQLSQFDQIQSAEVVDPVTVRLKTKSAYPALLAQLVKLSIVPKAYVEKVGDAEFNLKPVGSGPYKLVEWKKGVETDLAAYDAYWRGKPPFPRVVFRAVPDVSTRIADLQTGKADLAREVPPDQAFSLKDGADTQLLSAPTERVGYLYLNAQAGPTKDVRVRQAIAYAIDRQGLVDALLEGYGKPVNIVGAEPIFGYTAEVEGYAYDPDKAIELIKQAGAEGATVEFLTSPSYSRALVEAIQQMLNEVGLNVEIASSDQATFLKRRQGEAANAGGMALGLWSCACQDADGIIFPLFRSGGIWAKYENTNYNALVDEARTILDGDKRLGLYKQAYEILREDVPGIGLYQVYALYGASKKLQWQPTANEAMFVMDMSWQP
- a CDS encoding ABC transporter permease encodes the protein MLSYAVQRFLQAIVAIFGVLTIVFVVMHLSGDPTLLLVPQDASAEMIAELRRQLGFDRPISVQYLDYLAGLFRLDFGLSVVQRVPALDIVLSRLPYTIQLAAGALLIAVGVGIPAGIVMATRRGTAVERLLTAIVVTGQSVPTFLSGILLIFVFGVTLRWLPTSGSGEWSAMIMPSIALGALSMSTFARMTRISIVDELSKDYVRAGRARGLSLAQVVARHVLRNASIPVITIAALEIGNLLAGAVIVETVFAWPGIGQLAIQSIQSRDFLVVQVIVLLISFVYVMTSVLADFVYVLVDPRIRLAR
- a CDS encoding ABC transporter permease, with the protein product MTVPALALRRRARRVPPSVVVVLLILAAIVLLTVLAPYVAPFDPNRQTLLARLKPPGFTYRGATYWLGTDDLGRDLLSRTLYGAGVSLGVASLSVVVSTMVGVTLGMLAGWFRGWTETVIMRLVDIMMSIPAILLAVLTVAVLGPGFQKLVLVLALTRWPRYTRVAYAQTLQVANLPFIKASELAGAGAMRILFHHVLPNIAGPILIVMTAEFGLMILFESGLSFLGLGIQPPSASWGSIMSVGRQYIERAPWIVAVPGACLFLLVFSVNVVGDWLRDQLDPRSRTR